A genomic stretch from Telmatocola sphagniphila includes:
- a CDS encoding SpoVG family protein, giving the protein MKEPAVTITEVRIKLVEENNERLLGFCSITIDNAFVIRDLKIIEGTRGLFVAMPSRKLTDRCHSCGSKNHLKSRFCNFCGHKLDELRAGRDMDGRVKLHADIAHPIHSSCRETMQAAIIKSFHAEKELAKKPGYVCRYDDFDGGDYDSTSVSYQDVVSEVARAGFRTHPGHAPRGPHTNPADKSVATNRDDFASGL; this is encoded by the coding sequence ATGAAGGAGCCAGCTGTGACAATCACGGAAGTGCGCATCAAACTGGTCGAAGAAAATAACGAGCGACTTTTAGGCTTCTGTTCGATCACAATCGACAACGCTTTCGTCATCCGCGATCTGAAAATTATCGAGGGTACGAGAGGGTTGTTTGTGGCAATGCCAAGCCGCAAGCTCACCGATCGATGCCACTCCTGCGGCAGCAAGAACCACCTGAAATCTCGCTTCTGCAACTTCTGCGGACATAAGCTCGACGAATTGCGAGCCGGCCGGGATATGGACGGCCGGGTCAAACTGCACGCCGACATAGCCCACCCGATTCATTCCTCCTGCCGGGAAACCATGCAAGCGGCCATTATAAAGTCCTTCCATGCCGAAAAGGAACTGGCCAAGAAACCGGGCTACGTTTGCCGATATGACGACTTTGACGGGGGCGATTACGATTCGACCTCGGTCAGCTATCAGGATGTGGTCAGCGAAGTCGCTCGAGCAGGCTTTCGCACCCACCCCGGACATGCGCCGCGCGGGCCGCATACCAACCCCGCGGACAAGTCGGTCGCCACGAACCGCGACGATTTCGCCAGCGGTCTGTAA
- a CDS encoding Ig-like domain-containing protein: MPTRMKSKKGKPIPAVTPKLESLEDRTVMDGSVQAMVSGGVLFVAGDHLANRIQITGLGSNAVSISALDGNTPVNGRTAPVYFSNLKGVHIQLGGGDDMLVLNGLSLSGQLYVNMGEGNNSLSVFNTRSNNTMSLITNGGNDVITLSGVQAPKGLVLACGLGYDVVNIGYSSFGNGSYIVSAGGTAQFGITQVDLGKNLHTQGVSSVTPGMISVANADFASVARGASTRANLLANDQAFGGSAINTSSIRIVRGPASGSVTTNGDGSVTYTNNGGSASSDSFSYQFLDSKGTLSSVGEVHITVTGSSSTPSNPSNTAPVASGDSFTVTKGSTANLNLALNDTAPGSSLNLASIQIVTQPAHGTITINSDGSVKYVHDGSNATTDSFTYTIKNAQGLVSNTATVSLVIAAVNKAPVAGNDIAEVEVGSSKIINVAENDTSESGQINLGSIVIITEPVNGILVVNSDGTVKYTHDGSATVTDSFTYFIRDNLGVASNVATVTITIVPPNQPPVANPDSASVNTGGSYAIPVAANDSDPENALALNSIVITQPAEHGTLTVNPDGTVTYQHDGGATLSDSFKYTIKDAKGAVSNEATVTITIVPLNQPPVANPDTGTVAAGASLVLPVSANDTDPDNALDLSSITITQQPEHGTLTVNADGTVTYQHDGGLSTSDNFRYTIKDAKASVSNEATVILTILQPPVANNDSVALNVGGNLVISVLANDSAPSAAFDFSSLTIVSIPTTGFLNKNPDGTFTYIHDGSPVLSESFQYTIKDVDGRVSNVATVFITIHQPPVANSTAVTVPLGQTAIYDLTDSISDPQNDPVLQIVITGPPTHGTATVLDNNRVQYENSGDMQGMEVIKYRVVNSFGLSSEEAVISIAVIPNI, from the coding sequence ATGCCAACACGGATGAAGTCGAAAAAAGGGAAGCCCATCCCAGCAGTTACACCGAAATTGGAGAGTTTGGAAGACCGGACGGTGATGGATGGATCCGTTCAGGCCATGGTCTCCGGGGGTGTTCTCTTTGTCGCAGGCGATCATCTCGCTAACCGGATCCAAATCACTGGCCTAGGATCCAACGCCGTCAGCATTTCGGCGTTGGATGGTAATACTCCAGTCAACGGCCGTACCGCCCCGGTCTATTTCAGCAACCTGAAAGGTGTGCACATTCAACTTGGCGGTGGGGACGATATGCTGGTGCTCAATGGTCTGTCCTTGAGCGGCCAGTTGTATGTGAACATGGGCGAGGGAAATAATTCTCTCAGCGTCTTCAACACGCGCTCCAATAACACCATGTCCCTCATCACGAATGGCGGCAACGATGTGATCACTCTTTCAGGAGTTCAGGCCCCGAAGGGGTTGGTATTGGCATGTGGTCTTGGGTATGATGTCGTAAACATCGGATATTCTTCCTTCGGAAACGGCAGCTACATAGTTTCCGCGGGAGGTACCGCGCAATTTGGCATTACTCAAGTCGACCTTGGCAAGAACCTTCATACTCAAGGTGTATCTTCGGTTACCCCCGGGATGATCTCGGTGGCCAATGCGGATTTTGCCTCGGTCGCGCGGGGCGCGTCAACTCGAGCAAATCTTCTCGCCAACGATCAGGCATTCGGAGGTTCAGCGATCAACACCTCTTCGATCCGAATCGTCCGAGGACCGGCTTCGGGATCGGTTACCACTAACGGCGATGGTAGCGTGACCTACACAAATAACGGTGGATCCGCCAGCAGCGATTCTTTCAGCTATCAGTTCCTCGACAGCAAAGGCACCCTCTCCTCCGTGGGCGAAGTCCATATCACCGTAACGGGAAGTAGCTCAACACCTTCCAATCCCTCCAACACTGCACCGGTTGCAAGTGGTGATTCCTTCACCGTAACCAAAGGCAGTACAGCCAATTTGAACTTGGCCTTAAACGACACTGCCCCAGGCAGTTCGTTGAATCTTGCCTCCATTCAAATTGTGACGCAGCCCGCCCATGGGACAATCACAATCAATAGCGATGGATCGGTGAAATATGTCCATGACGGCAGCAACGCGACAACCGATTCATTCACGTACACAATCAAGAATGCCCAGGGATTGGTTTCGAATACCGCCACCGTCTCGCTGGTAATTGCAGCTGTCAACAAAGCCCCCGTGGCCGGGAACGACATTGCCGAAGTTGAGGTCGGAAGCTCGAAGATCATCAATGTCGCTGAAAACGACACGTCGGAAAGTGGGCAAATCAATCTTGGCTCGATTGTCATTATCACGGAACCGGTGAACGGTATTCTTGTGGTAAATAGCGATGGGACGGTGAAATACACTCACGACGGCTCTGCGACAGTAACCGATAGCTTCACTTACTTTATTCGCGATAATCTGGGGGTTGCCTCCAATGTAGCAACGGTGACGATTACCATCGTTCCACCGAATCAGCCTCCTGTAGCCAATCCAGATTCGGCCTCGGTCAACACCGGTGGATCTTACGCTATTCCGGTGGCAGCCAATGATTCGGATCCGGAGAACGCTCTAGCCCTCAACAGCATCGTAATCACCCAGCCAGCTGAGCATGGCACACTCACCGTAAATCCAGACGGGACTGTGACCTATCAGCACGATGGCGGAGCGACTCTCAGCGACAGCTTCAAATATACAATCAAGGATGCGAAGGGAGCGGTCTCCAACGAAGCGACCGTGACGATCACCATCGTTCCACTGAATCAGCCTCCAGTCGCCAATCCCGATACTGGAACCGTAGCGGCAGGTGCCTCGCTTGTACTTCCGGTAAGCGCGAACGATACGGATCCCGACAACGCCCTGGACTTGAGTTCTATAACCATCACTCAACAGCCTGAGCACGGCACACTAACTGTGAATGCTGATGGAACCGTGACTTACCAGCACGACGGCGGTTTAAGTACCAGTGACAACTTCCGCTACACCATCAAAGACGCAAAGGCATCCGTTTCCAACGAAGCTACGGTCATCCTTACGATTTTGCAACCCCCTGTGGCTAATAATGATTCCGTGGCGTTAAACGTAGGAGGAAATTTGGTTATATCCGTGCTGGCAAACGATAGCGCTCCCTCCGCAGCTTTCGACTTCAGCTCCCTGACAATTGTGTCCATTCCCACAACGGGATTTCTCAACAAAAATCCCGATGGAACTTTTACTTATATCCACGACGGTTCCCCCGTCTTATCGGAGAGCTTCCAGTACACCATTAAAGATGTGGACGGCAGAGTGTCTAACGTGGCGACCGTGTTCATTACGATCCACCAGCCGCCCGTGGCCAATTCCACTGCAGTGACAGTTCCGCTCGGCCAGACTGCCATTTACGATCTCACTGATAGCATCTCCGATCCACAAAATGATCCCGTCTTGCAAATCGTGATTACCGGACCACCGACTCATGGTACGGCTACCGTTCTAGATAATAACCGGGTGCAGTACGAAAATAGTGGGGATATGCAGGGTATGGAAGTCATCAAATACAGGGTCGTGAACAGTTTCGGACTGTCTTCCGAGGAAGCGGTTATTTCTATAGCGGTGATTCCGAATATCTGA
- a CDS encoding prolipoprotein diacylglyceryl transferase family protein — MQQVLFHIPILQNQFGPEGIPIHGFGAMLFLTFVICMNFAVRRGRLGGVSADRIQDLSLVLLVSGIVGARIFYMIQYKVPFSQFFKIWEGGIVFYGSVLGGTIGYIVLYYYVLRRLKISTWVLADAIAPALAMGLVLGRVGCLLNGCCYGQVASSECASLEFPLLTGPVRSTVAQKYSYQTTLGFSSIDRSEENDPRTIVDKVEADSQALRAGLQPGDKILKFNGQDNGLLILFLTTPSGLDSVRKIEKDLGKLTEIDPVSENSQGLYTFLVTSPNLYLLAKDEFSKIPGVRQLSATDLLSYQLRNWPKGKAKVQFTVERNKEVIELPEYTPRSLGLQPTQLYESISMILMVFLLVSFYPFRRHDGQVMVLLMFGYAIHRFLNEMLRNDTDPIFDFVSLTASMTVSILVFAGAILLELYLRKTQPRRTV; from the coding sequence ATGCAACAGGTCCTCTTTCACATACCGATCCTGCAAAACCAATTTGGCCCGGAGGGTATTCCGATCCACGGCTTCGGGGCCATGCTATTTTTGACCTTCGTCATTTGCATGAATTTCGCCGTTCGCCGAGGACGATTAGGGGGTGTTTCCGCCGATCGCATTCAGGATTTGTCGCTCGTGCTGCTAGTCTCGGGAATTGTCGGAGCCCGAATTTTTTACATGATTCAGTATAAGGTTCCCTTCAGCCAGTTCTTCAAAATCTGGGAAGGCGGGATCGTTTTTTACGGTTCGGTTCTGGGTGGCACCATCGGTTATATCGTCCTCTACTATTACGTTCTGCGTAGATTGAAAATCTCGACTTGGGTACTGGCAGACGCCATAGCACCGGCCCTAGCCATGGGATTGGTTCTGGGTCGGGTCGGATGTTTATTGAACGGCTGTTGCTACGGGCAGGTAGCCTCATCCGAATGCGCTTCTCTGGAATTTCCGTTGCTCACTGGCCCGGTTCGATCCACGGTCGCCCAAAAGTATTCGTACCAGACGACACTCGGCTTCTCCTCGATAGATCGCAGTGAAGAGAACGATCCTCGTACGATTGTTGATAAAGTCGAAGCCGATTCTCAAGCGTTGCGCGCGGGTTTACAACCGGGCGACAAGATCCTTAAATTTAATGGTCAGGACAACGGCCTATTGATTCTCTTTTTGACAACACCCTCCGGTCTGGATTCCGTACGGAAGATCGAGAAGGATCTCGGGAAATTGACTGAAATCGATCCGGTCAGCGAAAATTCGCAAGGACTTTATACGTTTCTGGTGACTTCTCCGAACTTGTATCTACTGGCTAAAGACGAATTTTCCAAAATACCCGGTGTTCGCCAACTGTCAGCGACTGACCTGCTGAGTTACCAGTTGCGAAATTGGCCAAAAGGAAAGGCCAAAGTTCAATTCACCGTGGAGCGAAATAAAGAAGTCATTGAACTGCCTGAGTATACACCGCGATCCCTGGGCTTACAGCCGACTCAGTTATACGAATCCATCAGTATGATTCTGATGGTCTTTTTACTGGTCTCTTTCTATCCGTTCCGCCGACACGATGGCCAAGTCATGGTACTGTTGATGTTCGGCTATGCGATTCACCGATTTTTGAATGAGATGTTGCGAAATGATACCGATCCAATCTTCGATTTCGTTTCGCTTACCGCTTCCATGACCGTGAGTATTCTGGTTTTCGCGGGAGCGATTCTTCTGGAATTGTACCTGCGAAAGACGCAGCCTAGACGGACTGTTTAA
- a CDS encoding serine/threonine protein kinase codes for MKLLENWAVVANADPQEIAKEIVQRKWLTPYQVKEFWKGKGDKLILKQYIIVDKIGEGGMGDVYKARHSTMDREVAIKLIRQKRLSNPDAIKRFQKEIQAAAQLQHENVVIAYDADQQGDSHFFVMEYVEGINLFELVKKSGALPVASACEYILQAAMGLQHAYERGMVHRDIKPANLLLNKTGTVKILDMGLARIDTATSADETRLTTEGITFGTPDFISPEQCRNPRDVDIRSDIYALAASLYYLLTGSPMYPTGTPAQKMIAHNTEPIPTVDRIDMPAGLPEIITKALAKDPALRYQTPVEFAEALKPYAPRTNTVLTGLMAKLGTEEVADTIPEVAPYEPDTASRFRFASLNTERPVRGNKSESHSNKKMMLVISTVCVLALILLLILLVLTNDPGAKKNLKTREIWKSNLG; via the coding sequence ATGAAGCTCCTCGAGAATTGGGCAGTCGTCGCCAATGCGGATCCCCAGGAAATTGCCAAGGAAATCGTCCAGCGCAAATGGCTGACGCCCTATCAAGTCAAAGAATTCTGGAAGGGGAAAGGCGATAAGCTCATTCTCAAACAGTACATCATCGTGGACAAAATCGGTGAAGGGGGGATGGGAGACGTCTATAAAGCCCGGCATTCGACCATGGACCGGGAAGTGGCAATTAAATTGATTCGTCAGAAACGGCTTTCGAATCCCGATGCCATCAAACGATTTCAAAAAGAGATTCAGGCAGCAGCTCAACTCCAGCACGAAAATGTCGTCATCGCTTATGATGCCGACCAGCAGGGGGATTCCCATTTTTTCGTGATGGAATACGTCGAAGGCATAAATCTGTTCGAACTCGTGAAGAAATCGGGAGCTTTACCCGTCGCGAGCGCCTGCGAATATATCCTGCAAGCGGCGATGGGATTGCAGCACGCTTACGAGCGGGGGATGGTTCATAGGGATATCAAGCCCGCAAACCTGTTGCTGAACAAGACGGGCACAGTAAAAATCCTCGATATGGGCCTAGCCCGCATCGATACGGCTACGAGTGCCGATGAAACCCGGCTTACTACGGAAGGCATAACTTTCGGCACACCCGATTTCATTTCCCCCGAGCAATGCCGCAATCCTCGCGATGTGGATATCCGCTCGGATATTTATGCTCTGGCAGCCAGCCTTTACTATTTGCTCACCGGCAGCCCGATGTATCCCACGGGCACACCGGCCCAGAAAATGATCGCACACAATACGGAACCGATCCCGACCGTGGACCGCATCGACATGCCAGCGGGCCTGCCGGAGATCATTACCAAAGCTTTGGCGAAAGATCCCGCTTTGCGCTACCAGACCCCCGTGGAATTCGCCGAAGCACTGAAACCCTATGCCCCCAGAACGAATACCGTTCTTACCGGTTTGATGGCCAAACTGGGAACTGAGGAAGTCGCGGATACTATTCCTGAAGTTGCGCCTTACGAACCGGATACTGCCAGCCGCTTTCGATTCGCCAGTCTGAACACCGAGCGGCCTGTGCGAGGAAATAAGTCGGAGAGCCATTCCAATAAAAAAATGATGTTAGTGATCTCGACCGTTTGTGTTCTGGCTCTGATCCTATTGCTGATTCTGCTCGTTTTGACAAACGATCCGGGTGCAAAGAAGAATTTAAAAACCCGCGAAATCTGGAAATCAAATTTGGGATAA
- a CDS encoding RNA recognition motif domain-containing protein produces MVNIYVGNLAWSCTPEQLTELFSTYGAVGKAQVVKDKQTGRSRGFGFVEMPNAEEANAAIAALNNADFQGRPLTVNEAKPREPRPAGGGYGGGGGGGGYGGGGGGGRGGYGGGGGDRRGGGGYGGGGRDRRGSY; encoded by the coding sequence ATGGTTAACATTTATGTGGGGAATCTGGCGTGGTCTTGCACGCCAGAGCAACTGACGGAACTGTTTTCCACCTATGGAGCGGTAGGGAAAGCTCAGGTCGTCAAAGACAAGCAGACTGGCCGCTCCCGGGGATTCGGGTTCGTCGAAATGCCCAACGCTGAAGAAGCGAATGCGGCAATTGCGGCCCTGAACAACGCCGATTTTCAAGGTCGACCGTTGACCGTGAATGAGGCCAAGCCTCGCGAACCTCGACCGGCCGGTGGCGGTTATGGTGGAGGAGGCGGAGGCGGAGGCTATGGAGGAGGCGGTGGTGGCGGCCGCGGCGGTTACGGAGGAGGGGGAGGCGACCGGCGAGGGGGCGGGGGCTACGGCGGCGGTGGAAGAGACCGTCGCGGATCGTATTAA
- the ptsP gene encoding phosphoenolpyruvate--protein phosphotransferase, with protein MKRGLSLSAGIAIAPAFRMDEVAFPGLADSVNPATELVRFDAACEAVAADLDRTIQHVAKEISEPAADIFRGHRALLRDPALVGKVRSIIEKEHLDSVRALRKTLDDYSKLFEQISDEYFRERMADIRDVIGRLVNQLSIASGLQKFDTHTPVILIAQELLPSHAVMFDRLKVIGIVTETGGSIGHAAILARSLGIPAVSSVVGVLKETRSGDLIIVDGREGVVLVNPGPEVESAYRKQEREYVDLRNQLIENRDHAPITADGVSLEFLANVNNMFDAASAVGVGATAVGLFRTEFIFLTHSGVPTEEEQERAYRNVIEASPNANVTIRVLDLGGDKQVPYLGSRREANPFMGFRSIRLMTDYPELFRTQLRAILRASRYGHISVMFPMISRVEEVIELKLLFEELRKSLIEQGLQLPDRIPFGVMAEVPSAALCINEILDLVDFVSIGSNDLTQYLMAADRDNPKVAHLVDPCYPAVLRLLRGLIGACVERQKPVTLCGEMAGSPRCLLPLLGMGLRRFSMAPAFVGSMKEMAKTITLADARQAAEKVLSMRTLAEVRDYLNRRVRELCPRVAELEVG; from the coding sequence ATGAAACGTGGCCTCTCTCTCTCGGCCGGGATCGCCATCGCCCCGGCATTTCGGATGGATGAAGTTGCATTCCCCGGCCTTGCGGATAGTGTGAATCCTGCCACAGAACTGGTTCGATTCGACGCGGCCTGCGAGGCCGTGGCTGCCGATCTGGACCGAACTATCCAGCACGTTGCCAAGGAAATCTCAGAACCCGCCGCGGATATCTTTCGCGGCCATCGCGCCCTGCTGCGGGATCCGGCCCTGGTCGGTAAAGTCCGGAGTATTATTGAAAAAGAACATCTCGATTCCGTCAGGGCGCTTCGGAAAACGCTCGACGATTACAGCAAACTTTTCGAACAGATTTCCGATGAGTATTTCCGCGAACGCATGGCCGATATCCGGGACGTGATCGGCCGGTTGGTTAATCAACTTTCCATTGCATCGGGGCTACAGAAGTTCGACACTCACACGCCGGTGATACTCATAGCCCAGGAACTGCTTCCTTCCCATGCGGTGATGTTTGATCGTCTGAAAGTTATTGGTATCGTCACGGAAACCGGCGGAAGCATCGGCCATGCCGCTATTCTCGCCCGATCGCTGGGTATTCCGGCAGTTTCCAGTGTCGTCGGGGTTCTGAAAGAAACCCGTTCGGGCGATCTGATCATTGTCGATGGCCGGGAAGGTGTGGTGCTCGTCAATCCCGGGCCGGAAGTGGAATCGGCCTATCGGAAGCAAGAGCGAGAGTACGTCGACCTTCGCAATCAGCTCATCGAAAATCGCGACCACGCGCCCATAACGGCAGACGGCGTTAGCCTCGAGTTCCTCGCGAATGTCAACAACATGTTCGATGCCGCTTCGGCGGTAGGTGTTGGTGCGACGGCTGTTGGGCTGTTTCGAACGGAATTCATCTTTCTGACGCACTCTGGCGTCCCCACGGAAGAAGAGCAGGAACGGGCCTACCGTAACGTCATTGAAGCCTCTCCCAACGCCAACGTGACGATTCGAGTGCTGGATCTGGGGGGAGACAAGCAGGTTCCTTATCTGGGTAGCCGTCGCGAAGCCAACCCTTTTATGGGATTTCGCTCGATCCGTCTGATGACTGACTATCCGGAACTGTTTCGAACGCAACTTCGGGCGATTCTAAGAGCCTCCCGCTACGGACATATCAGCGTGATGTTCCCGATGATATCCCGAGTGGAAGAAGTTATTGAGTTAAAATTGCTTTTCGAAGAGTTGCGCAAGAGCTTGATCGAACAAGGCTTACAACTTCCGGATCGAATTCCGTTCGGAGTGATGGCGGAGGTTCCCTCAGCCGCTTTGTGCATCAACGAAATTCTCGATCTGGTCGATTTCGTGAGCATTGGCTCGAACGACCTGACACAATATCTCATGGCCGCGGATCGCGATAATCCGAAAGTGGCCCATCTGGTCGATCCCTGCTATCCGGCGGTTTTAAGGCTACTCCGCGGCCTGATCGGGGCGTGCGTGGAACGACAAAAACCGGTTACGCTTTGCGGCGAGATGGCGGGAAGCCCGCGCTGTCTGCTTCCTTTGCTGGGTATGGGACTTCGGCGATTCAGCATGGCTCCCGCATTTGTCGGTTCGATGAAGGAAATGGCGAAGACCATCACTCTCGCGGACGCCCGGCAGGCCGCAGAGAAAGTTCTCAGCATGCGCACTCTCGCGGAAGTTCGCGATTACCTCAATCGTCGCGTTCGCGAACTTTGCCCGCGAGTGGCTGAATTGGAAGTCGGCTGA
- the ispE gene encoding 4-(cytidine 5'-diphospho)-2-C-methyl-D-erythritol kinase, protein MTPSLQTDGSLLLLAPAKLNLFLEILGKRPDGYHELSTLMVAINLCDEIIFRPHRAEILLSCDTPELAVGAENLVVKAAQLLRRSTGCQDGVAIHLRKKIPWAAGLGGGSSDAAATLLGLNRLWKLNLSVVELKELGSQLGSDVPFFLGENAAWCTGRGEILEPLPARIPLHLLLLKPASGCDTAAVYRNLKLPPNPRSGQNLREAFVVGDARRLAAEMFNRLQESAFEMNSEIQAILAELSRTSALGCLMSGSGSSLFAVAEDESHSERLAAELQNQKLPAGTRWWRVRSL, encoded by the coding sequence ATGACCCCATCTTTACAGACCGATGGTTCTCTCCTTCTGCTTGCACCAGCAAAACTCAATCTTTTTCTGGAAATTCTTGGCAAACGACCGGATGGCTATCACGAATTGTCCACTCTGATGGTAGCCATCAATCTCTGCGATGAGATTATTTTCCGCCCGCATCGCGCGGAGATTCTGCTGAGTTGCGATACGCCGGAACTCGCAGTAGGTGCGGAGAATCTGGTTGTCAAAGCCGCTCAATTGTTGCGGCGAAGCACCGGATGCCAGGACGGGGTCGCGATACATTTAAGGAAAAAAATTCCCTGGGCCGCCGGTTTAGGAGGGGGCAGCAGCGATGCCGCCGCCACACTGCTCGGGTTGAATCGGCTCTGGAAATTAAATCTTTCCGTCGTCGAACTGAAGGAATTGGGAAGCCAACTCGGTAGCGATGTACCGTTCTTCCTGGGTGAAAATGCGGCGTGGTGTACGGGTCGAGGGGAAATTCTCGAACCCTTACCGGCCAGGATTCCCTTGCATTTGCTCTTGCTGAAACCGGCAAGCGGATGCGATACCGCGGCGGTTTATCGGAACCTCAAGCTTCCGCCGAATCCTCGATCGGGCCAGAATTTGCGGGAAGCTTTCGTCGTGGGAGATGCCCGGCGGCTAGCGGCAGAGATGTTCAATCGCTTGCAGGAATCTGCATTCGAAATGAATTCCGAAATCCAGGCCATCCTGGCTGAGTTATCGAGGACATCTGCTCTGGGATGTCTGATGAGTGGTAGCGGTTCCAGTTTGTTTGCTGTGGCGGAAGACGAGTCGCACAGCGAGAGGCTGGCTGCGGAATTGCAAAACCAGAAACTACCAGCCGGTACGCGCTGGTGGAGGGTTCGATCTTTATAG
- a CDS encoding ThuA domain-containing protein, with amino-acid sequence MARFSLRSLAFLGMLIPGFTSGASAAEPTPTQKEAPPIRALLVIGGCCHDYKKQKDILTKGISERANVEWVISYDPDQGTKHLNPVYEKTDWAKGFDVIVHDECTADVTDIATVNNILKPHKEGLPGVVLHCGMHCYRTEGFPKSTPWFDFTGLATTGHGAQLPISISFVDKTNPVTKGFQDWKTINEELYNNSNGKLLETAQPLAKGKQVYKDKSGKEIATETVVVWTNTYNGKAKVFGTTLGHNNATVEDPKYLDLVTRGLLWSVGKLDDKAYHTPAKKVLLDK; translated from the coding sequence ATGGCTCGTTTCTCTCTCCGATCACTCGCATTTCTGGGTATGTTAATCCCCGGCTTCACCTCGGGAGCTTCGGCGGCCGAACCGACTCCCACACAAAAAGAAGCCCCCCCGATTCGCGCATTACTGGTCATCGGTGGTTGCTGTCACGATTATAAAAAACAGAAGGATATTCTCACCAAAGGCATCTCCGAACGGGCCAATGTCGAGTGGGTGATTTCCTATGATCCCGATCAGGGCACGAAGCACCTGAATCCGGTATACGAAAAGACCGATTGGGCCAAGGGATTTGACGTCATCGTTCACGATGAGTGCACCGCGGATGTGACCGACATCGCAACCGTGAATAATATTCTGAAGCCGCATAAAGAGGGGCTGCCTGGCGTGGTCCTGCACTGCGGGATGCACTGCTATCGCACGGAAGGATTCCCGAAATCCACCCCTTGGTTCGATTTCACGGGACTGGCCACCACCGGCCATGGGGCGCAGCTACCGATTAGCATCTCTTTCGTAGACAAGACCAATCCCGTCACTAAAGGCTTTCAGGACTGGAAGACGATCAACGAAGAGCTCTACAACAATTCGAACGGCAAGCTGCTGGAAACGGCTCAACCATTGGCCAAGGGCAAACAGGTTTACAAGGACAAAAGTGGTAAAGAAATCGCTACCGAAACGGTCGTCGTTTGGACGAACACCTATAACGGCAAAGCCAAGGTGTTCGGAACGACCCTGGGTCATAATAATGCGACCGTGGAAGATCCTAAATATCTCGATCTGGTAACCCGAGGATTACTCTGGTCGGTGGGTAAGCTCGACGACAAGGCCTATCACACGCCAGCCAAGAAGGTGTTGCTAGACAAGTAA
- the infA gene encoding translation initiation factor IF-1 — protein sequence MAKEEAIEVEGRVKEALANTQFRVELDVGGEVIAVVAGRMRKNFIRIIPGDRVKVEISPYDLTRGRIVYRGK from the coding sequence ATGGCGAAAGAAGAAGCGATTGAAGTCGAAGGCCGGGTGAAAGAAGCCCTGGCCAACACGCAATTTCGAGTTGAATTGGACGTCGGGGGCGAAGTCATCGCAGTGGTCGCCGGTCGCATGCGGAAAAACTTCATCCGTATCATTCCCGGGGATCGCGTTAAAGTGGAAATTTCCCCTTACGATCTCACACGTGGCCGCATTGTGTATCGGGGCAAATGA